A genomic region of Gaiellales bacterium contains the following coding sequences:
- a CDS encoding DapH/DapD/GlmU-related protein, which produces MAPEPANDAPYRLISGVEFGDDVFVHSFTNLYGCRIGAGTRVGPFVEIQAGAVVGARCKIQSHTFICEGIEIGDEVFVGHGVMFVNDRRPRATTDDGELKAGDDWELEGSIVEQGAAIGSGAVILAGVRIGAGALVGAGAVVTHDVAAGETVAGNPARALAPRAQMIDR; this is translated from the coding sequence ATGGCGCCTGAGCCGGCCAACGACGCCCCGTACCGGCTGATCTCCGGCGTGGAGTTCGGCGACGACGTGTTCGTCCACTCGTTCACGAACCTGTACGGCTGCCGCATCGGCGCCGGGACGCGCGTGGGCCCGTTCGTCGAGATCCAGGCCGGTGCCGTCGTCGGCGCCCGCTGCAAGATCCAGAGCCACACGTTCATCTGCGAGGGAATCGAGATCGGCGACGAGGTGTTCGTCGGCCACGGCGTCATGTTCGTGAACGACCGCCGGCCGCGGGCGACGACGGACGACGGCGAGCTCAAGGCCGGGGACGACTGGGAGCTCGAGGGCTCGATCGTCGAGCAGGGCGCGGCGATCGGCTCCGGCGCGGTGATCCTGGCCGGCGTGCGGATCGGCGCCGGCGCGCTCGTCGGTGCGGGCGCCGTCGTCACGCACGACGTCGCTGCGGGGGAAACGGTGGCCGGCAACCCGGCCCGCGCCCTCGCGCCGCGCGCCCAGATGATTGATCGGTAA
- a CDS encoding DegT/DnrJ/EryC1/StrS family aminotransferase, whose product MDLSHVNAVVEQDVLADIAEIVAAGAFTNGPHVARFEEAFAGYVGAAECVGVASGLDALRLGLIAAGVGPGDEVVVPALTFIATFEAVSQAGATPVAADVGESDYQLDPAAAAAAAGPRTRAILPVHLYGQMADMRALAEVARAAGIGMVEDACQAHGAERDGVRPGALSAAAAYSFYPTKNLGAMGDAGALVTDDPALAGRARTLRQHGEREGRRSERIGYTARLDTLQAAVLLRKLPHLDGWNRERAAAAARYSEALAGVGDVRALPVPAGSRPVWHLYPVRTARAEGLRTHLADRGIATGRHYPEPPHLSAGYASLGHRPGAFPVAERLCAELVSLPLYPGIGEEQIGRVCDAIGEFFDDGA is encoded by the coding sequence GTGGACCTCTCGCACGTGAACGCCGTCGTCGAGCAGGACGTGCTCGCCGACATCGCCGAGATCGTGGCTGCCGGGGCGTTCACGAACGGGCCGCACGTCGCGCGGTTCGAGGAGGCGTTCGCCGGCTATGTGGGGGCGGCCGAATGCGTCGGCGTCGCGAGCGGCCTCGACGCGCTGCGGCTGGGCCTGATCGCGGCCGGCGTCGGCCCGGGTGACGAGGTCGTCGTCCCGGCCCTCACGTTCATCGCCACCTTCGAGGCCGTCAGCCAGGCCGGCGCGACCCCCGTCGCGGCCGACGTCGGCGAAAGCGACTACCAGCTCGACCCGGCCGCGGCCGCAGCGGCGGCCGGCCCGCGGACGCGCGCCATCCTGCCCGTGCACCTGTACGGGCAGATGGCCGACATGCGTGCCCTCGCCGAGGTCGCCCGCGCCGCCGGGATCGGGATGGTCGAGGACGCCTGCCAGGCCCACGGCGCCGAGCGCGACGGCGTCCGCCCCGGCGCGCTCTCGGCGGCTGCCGCCTACAGCTTCTACCCGACCAAGAACCTGGGGGCGATGGGCGATGCCGGCGCTCTCGTGACCGACGATCCTGCGCTGGCCGGGCGGGCGCGCACGCTGCGCCAGCATGGCGAGCGCGAGGGCCGCCGCTCCGAGCGGATCGGCTACACGGCCCGGCTCGACACGCTGCAGGCGGCCGTGCTGCTGCGCAAGCTGCCGCACCTGGACGGCTGGAACCGCGAGCGGGCCGCGGCCGCCGCGCGCTACAGCGAGGCGCTGGCCGGGGTCGGCGACGTGCGCGCGCTGCCCGTGCCGGCCGGCAGCCGGCCGGTGTGGCACCTCTACCCGGTGCGCACCGCTCGCGCCGAGGGCCTGCGGACGCATCTGGCCGACCGCGGCATCGCCACCGGCCGCCACTATCCCGAGCCGCCCCACCTCTCCGCCGGCTATGCCTCGCTCGGCCACCGTCCCGGCGCGTTCCCCGTCGCCGAACGCCTGTGCGCCGAGCTGGTCTCGCTCCCGCTCTACCCCGGCATCGGCGAGGAGCAGATCGGCCGGGTGTGCGACGCGATCGGGGAGTTCTTCGACGATGGCGCCTGA